The genomic region gggactttgataaaaaattgaatactATTAAGGGGTTTAGTCAAAGAATCTTAGTGGCTAGGGACTGAATCCAAAATCTccctatatttatatatcaCATACAAAGGGTACTATTAGGAAAATCAAATTTTGCATATCACATTTTAATTATCTCTATAATAGAAGTATGGTCCACAATACAAGTAGATTTTACCTCTATTAAGGAAATAATTTAAATGTGATTTACAAAGTGTGATCTCCTCAACATTTTTCATAAACAAGTAAGTGTGTGAAACATTATTGTGTTTATTACAATTATTCTAGAAACAACTCGttgattatttattaattaagagAAATGTACGTTAGATTTGCTGGTAAATTATGGGATGATTGAAGCAAGCAACATAATAATTAGTTAACCCCAAATATATGTCGGTGGAATTGTAAGAATAAAAGATGATGTGATGATACATATGAGATGATTGTGGAGGGCCGGCCACCGCCATCTCCATGGTCTCGTGCAACAAATCAGCATACATACGCTGCTATTGctacaaactaaataataaatagCTAGTTTCTTCGATTGAAATATTTTGTTGCTTAACAGTTAACACAAAATAAGTTTGTTATATTTGATTTCAGTAGtagaagaaaattaattaacaaaaatactatgacatatttatacatacatacatacatacatacatatatatatatatgtatatatcattGTCTAAAAGAGTAAAGTGCAAACAAACAATGAAAGCTATAAAAAGGGCGGCTAAGTTGCCTGCAagaatcaaaatccaacggacGCTTTGCTTTGAATGGAAAGTTCAGTTTTTTTCCGGGATGAAACGCCGCGAAGCAAAGTCAATtgcacaaagagtaaatcatacAGATCCATGTTTTGTGAGTCATATTACGACTAGTCCAGTCTATTGAAACAAGTCCAGTCCACGTTATCTTATTATTACTTTCATTCCTAATTTGCCCCTTAAGtactaataaaataattaaatattaggTTTATCAATTAAATTTTCCTGTGAAATTGCCAATTAGTCTCACTTTACCTTGTGGAGCTGGTTTTGTCTCACTTTATCCTATAAAACTgtcatttttgtttcatttagtCTCAATTCACCCCATTTTTGTTCATTCCGtcaaataaacataaaattaaaggGTTGTATGAATACTTTAGTTTTCATAGAATGACTTTGCCTCCAACTTGCCTGCTAAAACAATCTCAATTAAATTTTCGATAAGTCTAATTCAAACCCCGGTCTTCTCTCTTGTAGATTGATGCAGAGGTGTAATTGCAACCGTTGGAGTCAATGAGTAGCTTGAATTAGATATTGAAATGCAACTCATTATTTGCTTTTGAAACACAACCTATTATTTACTTTGGCCAACGACTGCAGCTACAACTCCACACCAATCAACAAGAGAGACATATGGGGCTTTGAATTGGAGATTATCTAAAATAGAATTGGGATTGTTTTAGCAGGCAAGTTAGAGGGAAAGAGTTGTGTCAAAAACAAAATGTACGTGCTATCCTTTAATTTAACGTTTATTTGAAAGGGACAAAAATGGGGTGAAGTTAGACTCAATGAGGCGAAAGTGGCAATTTCAAGGGACAAGGTGAgacaaaacatgttttaagagGCAAAGTGAGACTAAATGGTAGTTTAAAAGACAAATCAAGTAATAAGCCAAAATATTATTCCTTCATTATAGGATTACATTTCTTAATAAATATTATCCCTTCCGTTGtagaagttttaaatttttttcctataatttcTCCAATTGATTTGGTTCGTTTCCTCCATTTTCTTTGCTTATGGTCATTTGACTCTCACGCTTTCAACTCCTATTCctatttacttgtaagtaagatgtTTTAGGTTCTAATATTGTACATAGTGAATTAGATGCAAAATTTGATTGCTCATTGTGCAACTTAATCAAACACTCTCttcttttaatgtaaaatatgtcgtgtactaaaataaaataaaataaaaaaatcctttatctttctttttttttttttttctcacttttCTTCTTGGTGTCCTCCCTCTTCCTTTAGATTTAATGGatattcatcattttttttcctcacGTATCATTCTTCCTCATCGATCGTTCTCTGTGTTTTTGTGCTTgctttttcttattctttttgtttttgttttttttaatagtatCACCATGCTATTCCTAATTATGGTATTATCTACCTAtaacacaatttttttatttacctCGATCATagatattagtttttttttttttttttcctttggtcTCATATACATACCACTAACATTATGATCTACTAGTATTTCATAGaacaaaaatagaaagtttCAGACTTGATTTATTTAGGTGACAAGTTTGATATGTAATTAACTACTTCAGCAACAATATACATGCAAACGAGTACATATACTGATATATGTGCGTCTGTGTGTGTGAAAAACACGTTAAATGATAAGTAATCATAACATGtgtgaagaaagaaagaagttcaagTAATTTGATTAAGGTACAAGTAATAAATACTTgagtttcctttttctttttctttttggaaaacTTAATTGAGTTTCGTTTGACAGAAGATTTACTATAGCGTACGTTATTGAAGCAAGAAATCAATGATTGCTACAAACAAGCAGGCTGGCTGATGCTAATTGATCAATTATTTGAACGAAACGAATTCGAATGAACCTTTCTCGTGGCCAAGAGCATCTGCTGCATGAGGGAACCATTCACGTGATTCATCATGCATATATCTAAATTGCCATTTCATTCATCTCAACTAATTCTCTCAAACATTTCAACGAGGTTTTTGCAGTAGGTTCAATAGTTATCATTTTAACTATGGAACGGATTCATGGTATTactttttttacacaattttgaCATACGTTTTTATGAAATCCACTTTGTAATATATTTCAACGCTTtgaaccatctattttttaGGTATTCCTTAAAAAATCATGTCTATCAAAAGTCACCCAAATCTGAAAACATATGACCGTTGAATTAagggtttctttgtagaaccgtaatcattcattttcttcactacaaatgaatatcTTAACGGTTTTgaatttgtctttttttttttttttttttttacaaggatGATATATGAATAATGTTCTAAAAGATAGACAATTCAGATAATAGAAAATATACTATGAAGTGGGCCCATAAAAGTGTGTGTTAAAAGTTGTTTAAAAATTAGTGCCACGAATCCGCACTAGCATTAGCCACAATAGTATTCATCAAGacttagctaactgaaggattttggctATTAGGCCAATCCATGGGACCCAAGAATCTTTACCAGAAGAAGCACAAATGTGTAGTATGTTTCCTAATTGCTGCCTATGAGAATCCGTACAATTGCACATGTTTGTTGTGACAATTTAGCAATTTTTGCGTCCACATGGAGCTCTATGATGTTGTGCTACTAGCTACTAGCCTATGGGATCCACGACCCCAAAAGTGCAGCACGTCCCTTGAGTTGCTGCTTCTGAATTTCCACACAACTGCTCACGTTTTCTATGACCAGTTAGCGATTTTCATGTCCATATTGATCCCTATCATGTTGTGCTACTAGCTACAAGGCCAACGAAATTGGTGACATAAGGTGTAGTGCATTCCATGAATCGCTGCCTACATATTTCCATACAACACTTTTGATGCGACTAGTTAGTGATTTTTCGTCTCATAGATCTTTATTATGTTGTGTTATAGGCTACGCAACTCGAAAGATCTGTGACCTCAAATTACAAGTATAGTCCAGCTTTTCGGCAGCTCATAAAAAACTTTGTCATGTCACATGCCTTGGCCTTGTGAAACAtgtctcggccttgtgaagtaCAAGTTCTCATGAGCTCAAAGTGCATTGCCCATGGAACATTGCCTCAGTCGCACAAACAATTTCTTATTTGAGACAACTTTTGTTCGAGTAATGAAGTCAGTGACTAGCTTGGCAACGCCAGAATCACACGGTCAGGAGGTAGCAACACATATTGGACTCAATAGCTCAATGCCTTTAAAGCCAAAACTCACAACCTAGACACACCAGCTAGGAGCACTTACTCTTATCAAAGTTGAGTGAATAGTTCACACTTCTATGGCTAAAATTTTTGCAAGATACTTCAAGCAAGCAACGTTTCAAGAACATTTGAGGCAACTGAATTAGGATGATGGAGTAAAGCGAAGAAGACAGTTTACTAAATTTTTCGCAAATGGATAAATGACATGCCTCAATCTCGGTGTCTGATGACACCAGGATGGacacgtgttggccgacacccgagggtgacgaaagccattttaTTATGCATATGCCGAGAACATGCAAACCATGAAACAATTGCGTCGAAACCAAGAAACataaaatgaaatacaaaacTTTGATGAGATAATAGTAAGGTCCTGATCAATAACAGAAGGAGAATATTCAACTGTCAACATTAAAAAATGATGATGCAtgaacatgttcagagcatactacTAAACATGAATACAAACGGGAGGAATATTATAAAAGTGCAATTACAAAGGAGAGGTGCTATGAGAAAGGAGGACACGAAGTCATTGATACGGGAATGCCTCGATGATCGGGTTGTACGCCTCGTTTCTAGGTCCTgaaaggggcgcaaaacaaaaagtgagtggaccaagtttaatataataataactaAAACCAATCTTTTCTTCAAACGTACTAACTCCCAGTTTTAGAGAACTCGtatagcataatatgtaataggttttttGAAAACcgctagcatgccataaaacattcgtaaaacatatatatatatatatatatatatatatatatatatatataatgtgctTAACAGTGGTATCATAGTCGTCCGAAGGTAAATCCATCATTCACAGGTGAAGTTGTACGTTACTGGGTTGCGCTAGTTAAGAAAATATGgtccatcacctgaaggtgaagctATACGACTCTAGGTTACGGTAGAGAAGAAACAAGAATTGTACGAGATTGGGTTACGCTAGTGAAGAAAATATGGTCCaccacccgaaggtgaagctgtacaacTTTGAGTTACGCTAGAGAAGAAATTACGCACATATCACACCGACACTAGCCTTGACTAGTAAGCTGGGAATGTAATCATAAGGTACCTCAAACCTCAACGCGTGTAAACTGGGTCATATGGCCATAGACAGGTATGTACTTGTGTTGTGTGTAAGTGTTGTATGATTACTAAGTAAACACAGAAAATATGAACATAGTATTTCCAAATCACATCATCggagctcaatagctcaaacatcatatcataaatccaCATGAGCGTTCTAGCTGAAAAGATCATCATAAACCATATTCATAAATATTTCAAACCATaaatccaataattcataaacgtttcataacATGTAAagtcataaaatcatgcttttcgtGTACGCATTCCTAGcattaaaatcatgcatttaGAAGGGGGTCCATTCATTGATATTTCGTTACCAAAGAGCCGCTCAAATGTAGGGAGGACGGGATCACCTTAACAACGTACCTAAGCACATCAAATAACTAATTAGTAAAACCCTAATAAgacaattgaatttgggaaaatgaaCGGCAGAGTCGGATTCAAGACGTTGAAAAACCTAAGGAAGGACCTCGGGTTCCTCACGTGCCGACACGGGGCGGGGGCCTTGGACGCCATGCGCCACCCTACGCGTTTGTGGCGACGGGTACAATAAGAATAAATTGAGGAAATGAGTCATACGTGTCATGACAAAaaggtcaacgaaagtcaacattCTTGTCCCAAAGGGCATTTGGTAAATTCACACCATTAATATTAGAAAAACGTAAAATTAAGGATGGGGTATCACAATAAACTTAACGAAGGCCACCAAAATCTGACACAAACTAAACGAAAAGACTAATCATTAGCAGTTTGGTTGGTCTCTGGCTCCTTAACAACCACCTTCAACAGCTTGCACCACCGCAGCTCCGATCTAGGCAATTTCATCCTCAACTGCTTCATCTACAGCAGCCGATCACCTTGTGCATTCCATTCAAACGCAGTTAatcataaattaaataatttaaattcaGGACAAGGATGAGagcaaattaacaaattaaaattacaaaatgatTAATTGCAGTGACCATagtaataataaattaaaaaaaataaaaatagaaaatttacaTGAGGTTACAAATTCGCAATAatcatgaaaattaaaatggGTCCGGAAACCATGAAAGTTCTATACAGTATACGTGTATGCAACAACAATTTCTGACTAGTTAACCTCCCTaccaaaataaagaagaaatttAAGCCCTTAATAATCCTAATTAGCTAGAGAAACAACAATTAAGCAGAAGGCGGCGTGACTTGTTTTTGAATGAATCTCAAAAGTCCCACAAGTCTTCAATATCGGAAAGGGGAACAACAGATGGATCCTGATCATAGGATGAGTTGTTGGTGCTGCCCAATTCTTGCTTTGAAACAAATGATGATGATATTTCGTTAGTGTTCATATCCGTGCTCAATTCGGTGTCTTGGGAGAGGCTAAACATAGACTGGTTGGTCGAAAACTGCTCGACCTTGCACTGCCTGTCTGAGCCTCCTCCTAGGCCAGATGACGATGTTTCAATATTATTCTTCatcttgtttttgttgttgtcttTAGCTATTGCTCTTGGAATGGCCTGATCATCGTCATCATGGTCACTACTAGTACTAGTACTTGTTCGAAACACAGACCCTTGCCCTTGAGCACCTCTCATCATCCCTTGTTGAAAATAATCAGAATTGCTCATCATCTGATTTGGCTGGAAATTAGAGAAACTAGAAGGATTTTGAAACTGGTGATGCTGATGATAATGATAAAGAGGTGGAGGATATAACATGTTGGAAGGGTTACTAAGACTACTGGCTTGGTGACTGTTGTAGTTACTGGTAGGATGCAGCTGAAAGTTGTAACTCTGCTTGAGGGCTTGAACGCCGCCGCCTCCCCCCACTGAAAAGTAGTTGAGGTAACTGTTAGTGCTGATTCCATGATGATCCGATGGTGGTGCCACTGTGATAATGGGATCGGGCTTGAAGTCATTGTCTCCATGGCCTGAAGAATGTTTGTTGGTCATGACGTTGGAAGTATCAAGAGTGGGATCCATAAGAGGTGGGAGGGAAGAACAATCCAGGAGATCATGATCCCCAATATTCCCAAAAGAGTTCATCCTAGTTGGGCTAAGGGTTTTTTTGAGCCCCATGTTCTTGTGGAAAACCCTGCACACAACCCATTCATCCTGCAGCAACACACATGTACAAAAATAaggttaaaataaaattaaaaataaaattgattgattttcaaataTTGATgacttgcaaaaaaaaaaaca from Pyrus communis chromosome 9, drPyrComm1.1, whole genome shotgun sequence harbors:
- the LOC137746126 gene encoding NAC domain-containing protein 87-like; this translates as MDPSMEAQTETGMVVNRGISDELKGLPPGFRFHPTDEEIITSYLIKKVINSRFEAAAIGEADLNKCEPWDLPKKAKMGEKEWYFFCQRDRKYPTGMRTNRATESGYWKATGKDKEIFNKIKKQQQQGGKGAGGGCLVGMKKTLVFYRGRAPKGEKTNWVMHEYRLDGKIPPYNNLSKAARDEWVVCRVFHKNMGLKKTLSPTRMNSFGNIGDHDLLDCSSLPPLMDPTLDTSNVMTNKHSSGHGDNDFKPDPIITVAPPSDHHGISTNSYLNYFSVGGGGGVQALKQSYNFQLHPTSNYNSHQASSLSNPSNMLYPPPLYHYHQHHQFQNPSSFSNFQPNQMMSNSDYFQQGMMRGAQGQGSVFRTSTSTSSDHDDDDQAIPRAIAKDNNKNKMKNNIETSSSGLGGGSDRQCKVEQFSTNQSMFSLSQDTELSTDMNTNEISSSFVSKQELGSTNNSSYDQDPSVVPLSDIEDLWDF